A region from the Triticum aestivum cultivar Chinese Spring chromosome 3D, IWGSC CS RefSeq v2.1, whole genome shotgun sequence genome encodes:
- the LOC123077979 gene encoding monocopper oxidase-like protein SKS1, whose translation MHRGRLVAIVLAGILHSALVAAEDRHVFLNWEVSYSLRSPLGVSKRVIAINGRLPGPLLNLTTNDVAHVNVVNTLDEPFLLTWNGLQMRRNSWNDGVAGTNCAIQPGENWTYVFQAKDEIGSFFYRPSLGLHAAAGGHGPIRVNNRPVIDVPFPQPDGEFDVLIGDWYNMDAKEMKELLDRSRGLPPPDGILINGLGPYEAEVTFKAGRTYRLRVSNVGTRTSLNFRLQGHKLLLVEAEGTYTLQKHYASLDVHPGQSVSVLVAADQAPKAYYMVVSSLFVLPEIFGVATVLYAGSGEQPPSGDAPLDDRSSHTNYNRSMEQAMSIRMNLTSGAARPNPQGSFHYGDINVTRTLLLQNDESDIGGRRRCTVNGVAFANAGTPLKLADYFRIAGVFKVVSGRPERRNPFIGTTVIDASYRDYVQIVFENRLPSMQTWHLDGHSFFVVGMAWGKWSPDARSTYNLVDAMYRSTVQVYPTSWTAVLVYLDNEGMWNLRSQDVEKRYLGQELYLRVSQGDSGVPDPRDELPMPSNALLCGRATRLKS comes from the exons ATGCACCGCGGGCGCCTTGTCGCCATTGTGCTAGCAGGCATCCTGCACTCGGCCCTCGTCGCCGCCGAGGACCGGCACGTTTTCCTGAACTGGGAGGTGTCCTACTCCCTGCGATCCCCGCTGGGCGTCTCCAAGAGGGTGATCGCCATCAACGGCCGGCTCCCCGGGCCGCTGCTCAACCTCACCACCAACGACGTCGCCCACGTCAACGTCGTCAACACCCTAGACGAGCCTTTCCTCCTCACATG GAACGGTCTGCAGATGAGGAGAAACTCGTGGAACGACGGTGTGGCGGGCACGAACTGCGCGATCCAGCCCGGGGAGAACTGGACCTACGTGTTCCAGGCCAAGGACGAGATTGGCAGCTTCTTCTACCGGCCGTCGCTGGGGCTGCACGCCGCTGCCGGCGGCCACGGCCCCATCCGCGTCAACAACCGCCCCGTCATCGACGTCCCGTTCCCCCAGCCCGACGGCGAGTTCGACGTCCTCATAGGGGACTGGTACAACATGGACGCAAAG GAGATGAAAGAGCTCCTGGACAGAAGCCGTGGACTGCCGCCGCCGGACGGCATCTTGATCAACGGCTTGGGCCCTTACGAGGCGGAGGTGACGTTCAAGGCAGGGCGCACGTACCGGCTTCGCGTGTCGAACGTGGGCACGAGGACGTCGCTCAACTTCCGGCTCCAGGGCCACAAGCTGCTGCTGGTGGAGGCGGAGGGCACCTACACACTGCAGAAGCACTACGCGTCGCTGGACGTCCACCCCGGCCAATCCGTCTCCGTCCTCGTGGCGGCCGACCAGGCGCCCAAGGCGTATTACATGGTCGTCAGCTCGCTCTTCGTCCTCCCGGAGATCTTCGGCGTCGCCACCGTCCTCTACGCCGGCTCCGGCGAGCAGCCGCCTTCCGGCGACGCCCCGCTGGACGACCGGTCCTCGCATACCAACTACAACCGTTCCATGGAGCAGGCCATGTCCATAAG GATGAACTtgacgtccggcgcggcgcggcccAACCCGCAGGGCTCCTTTCACTACGGGGATATCAACGTCACCCGCACCCTGCTCCTCCAGAACGACGAGTCCGACATCGGCGGCCGGCGGAGGTGCACGGTGAACGGCGTGGCCTTCGCCAACGCGGGCACGCCACTGAAGCTGGCCGACTACTTCAGGATCGCCGGGGTCTTCAAGGTCGTCTCCGGCAGGCCGGAGAGGAGGAACCCGTTCATCGGCACCACGGTCATCGACGCCTCCTACCGGGACTACGTCCAGATCGTGTTCGAGAACAGGCTGCCGTCCATGCAGACCTGGCACCTCGACGGCCACAGCTTCTTCGTTGTCGG GATGGCGTGGGGCAAATGGAGCCCGGACGCAAGGTCGACGTACAATCTGGTTGACGCCATGTACCGGTCTACCGTGCAGGTGTATCCCACGTCATGGACCGCTGTGCTGGTGTATTTGGATAACGAGGGCATGTGGAACCTGAGGTCTCAAGATGTGGAGAAGAGGTACCTAGGCCAAGAGCTGTACCTGCGAGTCAGCCAAGGCGACTCCGGAGTCCCTGATCCCAGAGACGAGCTGCCCATGCCTTCCAATGCTCTCTTGTGTGGGAGAGCTACGAGGCTTAAAAGTTGA